Below is a window of Pyrobaculum aerophilum str. IM2 DNA.
TCACCAAAGCGGTGGTGTCAAGTTAAAGCCTCATTTCTCTAATTAGGCGGGATGCCGGCAGTCCTAAGTCCACTGGGTCGAAGTCCAGCTCTTCAGCGGCGACTGGGATTTCGCCGAAGTACTCCCTTAGTATTCTCTCCAACAACTCCGATACGTCCACTCCCTCCCGGGCCGCCTCTTCTTTAAGCCTTTTCCAAACAGAGGCGTCTATGTAAATACTAGTGCGGATTTTCTCCACGGGGGTATATACTCTTTGGCATATATATGTCTTAGCGCCGAGCGGCGGCCACTTGGAGGTATAGTTTTCTAAACGCTGGCGCTCTAGGCGTCTGGGACCAGGACTTCACCACTACCCACGCGTTGACCAAGGCCC
It encodes the following:
- a CDS encoding CopG family transcriptional regulator, with the translated sequence MEKIRTSIYIDASVWKRLKEEAAREGVDVSELLERILREYFGEIPVAAEELDFDPVDLGLPASRLIREMRL